Part of the Virgibacillus natechei genome is shown below.
GATTTCAAAATCAGTGGATACTCTGTCTGTATCCATTACATAATAAGGTTGTATTTTTCTTTTTTTATTTAAAACCAAATCTAATACCCTGTACGTAGAATCCCAGCCACTTGTCCATAATATATTATATTCCATTGTTTAGCACTTCCCTCAATAAAATACTACCTTCTATTCTAACATCACTTTCATGAATAAACCCAAATATTTGGCGGAAAAATTCTTGGCCAAACTTGATATGATCCATAGGCATAGTTGCTCCCCATAATTCCGGGAATCAATATTATAAAATCATTCAAACTATATCTCTCCATCAATATATACACTTCTAGTTTACCCATAATACTCCCTATACCACTCCACAAACTTCTTCAACCCCTCGTCAATAGTCGTAGTAGGTTTAAACCCAGTTACATCCGTCAATTCATCAATGTCTGCGTATGTTGCTTGTACGTCCCCTGGTTGCATTGGCAAAAATTATTTCTTTGCTTCGATACCGAGGTGTTTCTCCAACGTTTGAATAAATTCCATTAGCTTCACTGGTTGGTTGTTACCGATATTGTACAGTTTATAGGGTGCATAGCTTGAGCTTGGATCCGGGTTCTCTTTATCCCAAGATGCATTTGCTTTGGGTGGATGGTCTAATAACCGTGTAATGCCGTCAACGATATCATCGATATGGGTAAAGTCTCATATCATTTCCCCGTTGTGAAACACCTTAATCGTCCTGCCTTCAACGATGTTCTTCGTAAACGAATAATATGCCATATCCGGATGACCATGCGTTCCATAGACCGTGAAGAATCGAAGTCCTGTTATTGGGATGTTATATAAGTGACTATATGTGTGCGCCATTAACTCATTTGAATTCTTCGTTGCTGCATATAAGCTGACTGGGTGATTAACTTCATCACTCGTTGAGAATGGAATCTTTACGTTTGCACCATATACCGAACTAGATGATGCATAGATTAAATGCTTAACGTCATTATAACGAGATGCCTCCAAAATATTCATGAACCCTTGAATGTTGGAATCAATATAGGCATGAGGATTTTCCAGACTGTAACGAACTCCTGCTTGCGCTGCTAGATTAATAACCACTTCAATATATCTTCCTGATCAAAACAATAATTCAATGCCCCCACAGTCAGCCAAATCTTCTTCATAAAACACCAAAGAATCGAATAGACATAGAACCTTCAAACCATCTCGTTTTAATTGATTACGTTGTCGTAATCAATTACCTGATGCCTCTTTTCTAACAAGCGTTTTGAAAGGTGCATATCTATGAAACTGGCAGCACCATAGACTAATATATCCATCAAAACATAGATTTTTTAAATTTTTAATTAAGTCCATATCATATTATAATCAGAAAAGACACTTCAACATACAATACTTTAAATTGGCGGGAGTCTGACACCAGTAATCCTGTTCTCTAGTCCAATTATTGAGACTTTTTCACTCCGATTTATAATATTTTCATATAAATTCATTACCATTCTCCCTAATTAGCTATATTTTCTATTTCATTTAAATAAGAACTAACAACTTTTTTCCTGTCAAATTCATTTTCAACTTTATTTCTTGCTAAAATTCCCATAGTCTCTTGCTCGTTATAAGTAAGATCAATAAATTTATTAATAGCTTCAACTAAACTATCAACATTTTTCGGTTCTAGCCCAAACCCTGTGACACCATCATCAAATGTTTCTTCACAACCTGGAATTGAAGAAGCTATAATCGGCCTTCCCATGGATGCAGATTCTAGTAGGACATTCGCCATACCTTCATGATAAGACGGTAGTATTACAGCATTGCAATCTTCTATAAACTCTTTCACATTGTTTTGAACTCCATGGAATTTAATAATATCCAAGTTCACTAATTCATTAGCTTTGTCAGTATAATCTTCCTCATAAAAACCAACTGCTTCGAATTCAATATTTTTATTACTTTCCTTAATAATTTTTGCAGCTTCAGCTAACTCTTCAATACCCTTTTCTTTCATAATCCTTCCTATAAAAAGAATTTTCAACTTCTCTCTTTCCTCAGGGTATTTCTTTAACGAAAACTCTTCAAGATTAACACCAGACCCTGGAACTAACTTATGTGAATGATTTGTAATTTTATGCTGTTGAAAGAAATGCATGTTTTCTTTGTTCTGAAAAAAGAGTGAATGGATATCTTTAAAAGCATATTTATATAGTAATAATAAAACGTTTTGCATTAATCCTTTTTTCTCTAAGGCTGTACCTAGTCCTGTAATAGTAGCTATATAAGGAGTTCTTAAGGATTTACAAGCTATCCCTCCATAAATATTAGGTTTTATCGTATAACTTAAAACCACATCTGGCATAACTCTTTTTATGATTTTTCTATACTCTGATATTAATTTAAAATCACTAATTATATTTGTTCCATGCCGTTCAATAGTTGTTTCTATATACTCACACCCCATTTCTATCAAATAATCAATTTTTTTTCCGTAGGGCGAAGATACGTAAACTTTATAATTATCTCTTAATAATTGTTGAACCAATTCTTTTCTAAAGTTATAAATAACCACATCATGATTTACTAAAATAAGAACTTTTTTCATACCTTTTCTCTCTCCAACTCTGTAGCAGCTATCGACTCTCTCAAATCCCTAATCCGGTAACCCTCTTTATATTCACTCATACTCTTCTCATAAACCATATTACCAAACACCTTATTAATAACCCCTATTTTCGTTCCTGTAAGCTTTAGAATGGGATTGAATATTTTCGTAAGTCTTATTTTCTTCCCATGCACATCCGCAATCAATTTCACCATTTCACTAGTCTTCACATAGTCACTATTTTGCGGGAAGAATAATCCACTTTCTTCATTCTCCATCATCAGCCTAATGAGCTCACAAAGGTTATCAATATGAAGCATGCTACGTTCATTATCAATGTCAGGAAATACAGGAAGTTTCCTAGCTGCTTTTGCCAGTTTTGGATAATTCCCTTTTGAGCCCTTCCCATAAATCATAGGAGGTCTGAGAATAGCAACCTTAAAATCATCGTTTTCTAGCGGCTTTATGCCTTCTTCTGCTTTAAGCTTGCTATTCCCATAAAAATTGCTTGGAGTTGGAACTGTATTTTTATCTATTACTCTTTTATCACTCGTACTGTCACCATAGACGATAATACTACTCATGAAGATAAACTGATTAACGCCTTCATTCTTCGCTTTCTCTGCAATTTCTATCGTAAGGTCTCGATTTACTTTATAATAGTTATCTTCCATTTTTGGATCTGTAGAAACGTGTGCTATCCCCGCCGCATGAAACACAACATCATACACGGAGAAGTCTTTTTCCTTCCAAGCGTCATCCCTAACACTAATAGCCTTAACAGAATATCTATCAGGGCTGTCTTCCAACCATTTTGCTAGGCTTCTACCTATATAGCTGTTAGCCCCTGTGATCAGGATTTCCTTCATTTTGATTCGGTCTCCTTACCTTGCTCTTGCATCGTAGAAGCAGATTCCTTCTCCCCAGTGCCACCTTCAGCAACACCGTCACGCTTAACAACACTCACCAACGTTCCAAAGAAACACTTCACATCCATCCGGAGAGACATTTTGTCTACATATTCACCGTCTAACTTAGCCTTCACGTCAATAGGAAGTTCATCTCTACCATTTATCTGTGCCCAACCGGTAAGGCCGGGTGGTACATTGTTTGCCCCATAGCTATCTCTTTCTTCTATTAGATCATACTGATTCCAGAGTGCTGGTCTTGGACCGATAATACACATCTGCCCAACAAAGATGTTCCAGATTTGCGGGAGTTCATCTAAGCTGGTTTTTCTTAAGAATTTCCCCATCCATGTGATATATTGTTCCGGATTCTCAAGAAGATGTGTTGGTGTATCTTTCGGTGTATCTATTTTCATAGTACGGAACTTCAGCATATTAAAATGTGTCTTACGAAAACCAATCCGTTTTTGTTTAAAAAGGACAGGCCCTTTTGAATCTAGCTTAATTCCTATGATTAAAATAAGAAAGATTGGTGATAACACCAGCAGTCCGATGAAAGAAAGTACGGTATCTATTAATCTTTTAAATTTCATATACATACTTTAACACTCCTTGGAGGTTAGTTGGTTCGTACTGAATTGGAATGGATGTCTTTTCCAACAAACTACGAACCCACTAATTAATTGCTCAACATAGCTGAGTGCCTCCGTTAAAATATATGGAGGCATCGCCTGTTATTATTCTTGGTTGATAGTCATTTACAGTTATAATTAACTCTGCACCACGTTATCTTCTATCCTTTAAAGGCTACCAACCGAATGATGTTCAGCCCAAAATTCCTTTATCTATTCAGCATAGATTAAATCCATCTAATTATCTAAGTAGCTCTACCTTCACTAACTTTAGTAAATCTATCAATTATATAATTAACATTTTCATTATTATCTGATAGACGGCTTGAACTGACCGATTGTGTCCTCAGCTTTTAGTTGAACAAAGCTTATGACTTTAAGTGTTCTGTCCAACTAAGTGTAACCTATCCATTGTAAAATCTAATGTAGTTATGTGTAGGACTTTTTTGTCATCTCAGACACTCCAGATTTATATCAATAATGATTTGTCTACATAGATGATGTATATTTTATTAATTCCTTACAACTTATTAAATCATAATCTTAACAAAGATATATCTCTTAATGAATCATTTCTTTTTAGTCTGCTTTTAACATCAAACACAATGCCTTTACCATGTTTCAACAAGTGATCAAACATTGCCCATCCCTCTTCTAAATAAACTTCATGAGGAACAGCAAAAACTGCTGCATCCGCAGGTTTTAATTCTTTATAAGATATTAAATCAATTCCATATTCTTCATATGCTTCTCCGCTATTAGCGTGAGCATCGGTGATTTGTACATTAATGCCAAATTCCTCTAATTCTGTCACAATATCTATTACTCTAGTGTTACGCAAATCTGGCACATTTTCTTTAAACGTAAATCCAAGTACAGTAACAGTTGAGCCTTGAACGGGCATATTTTTCTTAATCATTTGTTTAATTAGCGATGTGGCAATAAACTTACCGACATTATCATTCGTTTTTCTTCCTGCTAGTATAACTTCAGGGTGATGTCCAATTTTTTCTGCTTTATGTGTTAGATAATAAGGATCCACACCTATACAGTGTCCACCAACTAACCCTGGTGAAAAGTTTAGGAAATTCCACTTTGTTCCTGCAGCAGCTAATACATCTGCCGTATCTATATTAAGCTTCTCAAAGATTACAGATAGCTCATTCATAAGCGAAATATTTAAATCACGCTGTGTATTCTCAATGACCTTTGCAGCTTCTGCTACTTTTATAGAGCTCGCTTTATGAACGCCAGCATCAACAACATCTTCGTACACACTAGCTACAATATCCAATACTTCTTCGTTTTGCCCAGAGACCACTTTTGTAATTGTTTTAAATGTATGCACTTTATCTCCTGGATTGATTCTTTCTGGGGAATACCCAACATAGAAATCTTCTCCGCATGTCATACCAGATACCTTCTCTAAAACTGGTACACAATCATCTTCGGTTGCCCCAGGGTATACAGTAGATTCATAGACAACGATTGTTCCTTTGGCAATATTGCTTCCCACTGTTTCTGACGCTTTTAACAGGGGTGTTAAATCTGGTTGTTTGTTTTCTGTAATAGGTGTAGGAACAGCAACAATAATAAAATCTGCTTGTTTTAAATCTGATGGATCTGCCGTAAAGGTAATTGAAGTAGCTTTTAAATCTTCTTCTGTAACTTCATTTGTTATATCTATTCCATTGTTTAGTCCATCTATTCGATTTTGATTGATATCAAATCCGATAACTTCTTGTTCTTTGCCAAATTCTACAGCAACTGGTAGGCCTACATAACCAAGACCAACTACTGCTATTTTACGTTTAATCATAATTTCACCTCGTAATAATCAAGATACCAATCAATAAATTTATTTACGCCTTCTTGAATGGTCGTCTTTGGTTTAAAATCAATATCCCTAAACAAATCTTCCACATTTGCATATGTCTCTGGCACATCACCAGGTTGTAGCGGCAAGAAGTTTTTCTTAGCCGTTTTACCAAGTTTATTTTCGATTGCCTCAATAAAATCCATTAGCCTTACAGGACTGTTGTTTCCAATGTTGTACACTTTGTAGGGCGCATAACTGCTTCCAGGATTCGGATTTGCACCAGACCATTCTGGATTCGGTTGAGCTGGTCTTTTTGTTAATCTAGCAATGCTTTCAACAATATCATCAACATATGTGAAATCTCGCATCATCTTTCCATAGTTATACACATCAATTGGTTCGTCGTTTACAATTGCCTTTGTGAATAAGAATAACGCCATATCTGGACGACCCCAGGGACCGTAAACAGTGAAGAAACGTAAACCAGTTGTCGGCAAACCATATAAATGACTATACGTATGTGCGAATAGTTCATTAGACTTTTTAGTGGCTGCATACAAGCTCAATGGATGATCAATGTTATCATTCGTTGAAAATGGCTTGGACGTATTTGCCCCATATACAGAACTCGATGAAGCATAAATTAAATGTTCTACTTTATAATGACGACATGCTTCAAGTATGTTAGTAAAGCCAACGACGTTTGAGTTAACATATGCATGCGGGTTTTCGAGACTATAACGAACCCCTGCCTGTGCAGCTAAATTAATTACTATTTCTGGTTTATATTGTTCAAAAGCCTTATTGATGATTTCCAAGTCTTCTAAATCTGTTTTTACAAATGTGAAATTATCATTATCTAATTGACTTAATCTATCTTCTTTTAATTGTGGGTCATAGTAATCGTTTATGTTATCTATTCCGATTACTTCGTGACCTTCAGCAAGTAAACGTTTGGATAGGTGTGAACCTATGAATCCAGCTGAACCTGTTACTAATACTTTTTTCATACCCTACACCGCCTATAAATTATATAATTCTTCAAATTGCTTTGTGACTTTGTGAATATCAAAATTTTCGATAACCCTTTGACGGGCTATTGAACCCAGATGTTCTCTTTCATTATCAGGAAGATGTAATAAATCAAGTATGCTTTTGGACAAGGCATCAGAATCCTTACTAGGAACAACCTTTCCAGTATCTCCAACTATATAGGCAGAATCTCCAACATCTGTCACCACACAAGGTGTCTCACATGCCATCGCTTCCCCTATAACATTTGGAAATCCCTCGCCACTAGAAGAAGAAGTAAGGATATCCGCACCTGACATTATTGTAGGAATGTCATCTCTTATTCCTAGTAGACTAACATTGTTGAGTAGATCATATTTCTTTACTAAATCCATTAGTTCCATATTTTTTTCGTCAATATTTGTGCCTACTAAAACTGCATGAAACTTAATTCCCTGCTGTTTTACTTTATTTAATGCTTTAATAAAGTTTTGATAATCCTTTAAAATACTCCAACGTCCAACATGTGCTATATATGGAATATCACTCTTTCTTCCTATGATTTTGCTTAATTTTAGTTTAGCCTCTACATCCTTACTAAACTGATTTAATTCAAAACCATTTGGAATAACAAGTAAGTTCTCATCAAAAAAACCAAACTCTTCATGGACTTCTTTAGCCTTAGTAGAACAACTAACAATCGTATCAACTTTCTTTGACAGCTTTGCATTAATTTTCGCTATTATTATTGTAGATTTCTTATTTAACTTTGGATCTAAATTACTTCTTCTGATTCCCCAAATTAACTTTTCAACCTTGGAAAATTTAAATAAAATATATCCAAGTAAATCTGCATGATACATCCAAGTTTGAATTATATCAGTATTTTTAATATGCCTTTTTGCTAATTTAAACTTAAAGCTCGGTATACCTTTTTTCATATTTAAGCTGATTACTTCGAACCCTAAATTGCGTATCTTTTCACCATAAACCCCATCATCCATCATAGAAATAACATTTACATCATACTTATCTTTATCAATATGCTTTAATAATTTATAAAGCATTGTTTCAGCTCCGCCCATATTTAGACCCGTAATAATATGGGTGATTTTAATTTTTTGCATTTAATCACTTCACTCATTTTACTATTTTAAAGTTTTTTCCTTACCATTTGATAACCTTTTTTAGGAATAACTGATATTAAATTGGATTTTATCCTTAATATTTTTCTTATATATTGTTTCATTTCTTACATTATATTTTAAAGCATCGAAAGGACTGTCAACCAACTATTGTCATATCAATTTTTCACTTTCAGTAGTTGGTTTTGTCCAAAACCCACGGATTTTTTAAGCCTTTTAGTCCACATGTTATTTTATAGATGAAAGTTTAATTTTCATCTACCTTTTAAACCATTTTTTTGGTAGTCCATTTCGTTAGGGGAGATGGTTTATCTTTGACAACAACTATATTATATTTCTTATATTCCAAAATTCACATCGGGAAAGACACTAATATATGGGGATATTTAACAATCCCTATATCCACTTAATCCTTCTATTAATAATTCAATCCTCAAATTATTACAACCGTTTCGTGTAAAATTTCCTTCTTCAAAAACCCACCCCCCGTTAAATAGATATCTTCCCACTTTATTATCTACTATCAGTTGAGCGTCTGTAGATGTACCAAACATTACTTGTAATTCATTTATATAATAATTACCCTCATAATCTTCGAATATATCAAAACACATACTTTCTAATTGCAATTTGTCCGACCATTCTTTAACTAAATTTAGTAAGTCACTTTTCACATGGCCCCATCCTTTATTTAACGATCCGCTATGGAACCCTTTTTCATCTTCCAATTTCTTATGGCCAAAAAAACTATCTCCTATTCTAATAACCCGCCATTCATTTTTAATTTTTACATACGATTGTATATGAATAACACCAGATGAATTGCTACTTTTCGGTAAAAATTGCTTCTTAGAATCTAAAAATATTTTATATGGATAGAGCTTAGCTTTCAAAGAGTTTTTAATAGACTTTATGCTATTATATTTTCTAATTTTGTTATTTAATAAAAATGACCTTCGTATTACCCTTAATAACTGCTGTCTCCTGCTTATTATTTTAACTCCAATAGCACCACTCCCACTATCTTCTTTTATAACTACAGGAAGTCTACACTTTTTTCCGTATTCTACCGCTTGTTGGTAATTATAAAATGAATGAGATTCAATATGTGGAAGATTATTAACCTTATAATAATCGTGCATTGTTATTTTTGATTCATACATAATTATCGAGTCTAAACTAGGTAACGATTTACCCTTTAACATATCTTTTAATAGAAATAACCGCTTCATAAATAGGCTTTTCCATTCATCTGGAAATGATGGGGGATAAATTAAATACCCATCATAATCCTTTTCTAAATAACTATCCCATTCATCAGCCATTAAATCAATAAAATCATATTCAATATCCAGGTCTTTAAATGCATTTATTATGTTTTCACGTTTTCTTTCTGGTGTAATAATTACTCCAATTTTCATGTTCTCACCTTTTCGCTATCTTATTCATGACTAACTCTCTTATATTTAGTGAATTCATTATAAAACTTAATAATATATAAACAAAACAACCCGCTAACACTTTACTAACTAATGCCAGCAAGCTATTTTCAAAAGTAATATTGATGATGAATAGATACATTATAGTTGATGACGTTACGACCTTAAGGAAGTCCCACCAGGGAAATGGAACTCGGTAATTTTTTATACTATAATATGCACTTATCAGCATTGCTACAAAAAAAGATATTGTAGTTGCTAAAGCCGCTCCTTCAATTCCATATTTATTTAACATGTAAATATTTAAAATTACATTAAGTATTACAGCTGTTAACACTGGATAAAAAAAGTATTTAGTCTTAGCAGAGATTTGTAATGTTAAATCAAAATAATAGCTTTTCAACCCGTGGAATAGTGAAGCAAGAATTATTAAGTTCATCAAATTATTAGAGACAGAAAATTCCTCTCCAATTATTATACCTGTAAACTCATTTAATATAGTTGCCAAACCAAAACAAGCTGGAATAGATATAAAAAGCAATAGCTTCGAATAATACTTAAATTGTCTCTTTCCCGCTTCCTCACCGTCTGTCTTGATTATCTTAAGTATTAAAGGGAAACTTGCTAAAGATAGTGACATCATAATCATATAAATCAAATTATGAATTAAATCGAAACCAACTGTATAATTACCATTTTCCTCTAGTCCTAATATAAATGAAATCATAATCTTATCTATATTTTGTAATGCTACACTTAAAGCAAAGGAAAGTGTTATTGGTAACCCGTACTTAAGGAGACCCTTTTGAGTAGTTTTATTAGATATGATTGATAAACCTACAATTTTACTACC
Proteins encoded:
- a CDS encoding glycosyltransferase family 4 protein, with amino-acid sequence MKKVLILVNHDVVIYNFRKELVQQLLRDNYKVYVSSPYGKKIDYLIEMGCEYIETTIERHGTNIISDFKLISEYRKIIKRVMPDVVLSYTIKPNIYGGIACKSLRTPYIATITGLGTALEKKGLMQNVLLLLYKYAFKDIHSLFFQNKENMHFFQQHKITNHSHKLVPGSGVNLEEFSLKKYPEEREKLKILFIGRIMKEKGIEELAEAAKIIKESNKNIEFEAVGFYEEDYTDKANELVNLDIIKFHGVQNNVKEFIEDCNAVILPSYHEGMANVLLESASMGRPIIASSIPGCEETFDDGVTGFGLEPKNVDSLVEAINKFIDLTYNEQETMGILARNKVENEFDRKKVVSSYLNEIENIAN
- a CDS encoding nucleotide sugar dehydrogenase, translated to MKRKIAVVGLGYVGLPVAVEFGKEQEVIGFDINQNRIDGLNNGIDITNEVTEEDLKATSITFTADPSDLKQADFIIVAVPTPITENKQPDLTPLLKASETVGSNIAKGTIVVYESTVYPGATEDDCVPVLEKVSGMTCGEDFYVGYSPERINPGDKVHTFKTITKVVSGQNEEVLDIVASVYEDVVDAGVHKASSIKVAEAAKVIENTQRDLNISLMNELSVIFEKLNIDTADVLAAAGTKWNFLNFSPGLVGGHCIGVDPYYLTHKAEKIGHHPEVILAGRKTNDNVGKFIATSLIKQMIKKNMPVQGSTVTVLGFTFKENVPDLRNTRVIDIVTELEEFGINVQITDAHANSGEAYEEYGIDLISYKELKPADAAVFAVPHEVYLEEGWAMFDHLLKHGKGIVFDVKSRLKRNDSLRDISLLRL
- a CDS encoding NAD-dependent epimerase/dehydratase family protein, giving the protein MKEILITGANSYIGRSLAKWLEDSPDRYSVKAISVRDDAWKEKDFSVYDVVFHAAGIAHVSTDPKMEDNYYKVNRDLTIEIAEKAKNEGVNQFIFMSSIIVYGDSTSDKRVIDKNTVPTPSNFYGNSKLKAEEGIKPLENDDFKVAILRPPMIYGKGSKGNYPKLAKAARKLPVFPDIDNERSMLHIDNLCELIRLMMENEESGLFFPQNSDYVKTSEMVKLIADVHGKKIRLTKIFNPILKLTGTKIGVINKVFGNMVYEKSMSEYKEGYRIRDLRESIAATELEREKV
- a CDS encoding oligosaccharide flippase family protein, with translation MLIKHSVIYFLGKLTPAIVSIVGVSIYTRLVNPDDYGLFSLITVITGLVNILFFQWIRSSFIRFYNDRENINSFIGSIIKSHIITLLLLGIPTIITAFVLYFISLNVWYVFIGYILITLLSIFEMLIVYFRTILKPTVVANVSVIKSLTVVIVSTILIYYGGGVTGLLLGSIFGLFLGILFFGRRLGSKIVGLSIISNKTTQKGLLKYGLPITLSFALSVALQNIDKIMISFILGLEENGNYTVGFDLIHNLIYMIMMSLSLASFPLILKIIKTDGEEAGKRQFKYYSKLLLFISIPACFGLATILNEFTGIIIGEEFSVSNNLMNLIILASLFHGLKSYYFDLTLQISAKTKYFFYPVLTAVILNVILNIYMLNKYGIEGAALATTISFFVAMLISAYYSIKNYRVPFPWWDFLKVVTSSTIMYLFIINITFENSLLALVSKVLAGCFVYILLSFIMNSLNIRELVMNKIAKR
- a CDS encoding NAD-dependent epimerase, translating into MKKVLVTGSAGFIGSHLSKRLLAEGHEVIGIDNINDYYDPQLKEDRLSQLDNDNFTFVKTDLEDLEIINKAFEQYKPEIVINLAAQAGVRYSLENPHAYVNSNVVGFTNILEACRHYKVEHLIYASSSSVYGANTSKPFSTNDNIDHPLSLYAATKKSNELFAHTYSHLYGLPTTGLRFFTVYGPWGRPDMALFLFTKAIVNDEPIDVYNYGKMMRDFTYVDDIVESIARLTKRPAQPNPEWSGANPNPGSSYAPYKVYNIGNNSPVRLMDFIEAIENKLGKTAKKNFLPLQPGDVPETYANVEDLFRDIDFKPKTTIQEGVNKFIDWYLDYYEVKL
- a CDS encoding glycosyltransferase family 4 protein — its product is MQKIKITHIITGLNMGGAETMLYKLLKHIDKDKYDVNVISMMDDGVYGEKIRNLGFEVISLNMKKGIPSFKFKLAKRHIKNTDIIQTWMYHADLLGYILFKFSKVEKLIWGIRRSNLDPKLNKKSTIIIAKINAKLSKKVDTIVSCSTKAKEVHEEFGFFDENLLVIPNGFELNQFSKDVEAKLKLSKIIGRKSDIPYIAHVGRWSILKDYQNFIKALNKVKQQGIKFHAVLVGTNIDEKNMELMDLVKKYDLLNNVSLLGIRDDIPTIMSGADILTSSSSGEGFPNVIGEAMACETPCVVTDVGDSAYIVGDTGKVVPSKDSDALSKSILDLLHLPDNEREHLGSIARQRVIENFDIHKVTKQFEELYNL
- a CDS encoding sugar transferase translates to MYMKFKRLIDTVLSFIGLLVLSPIFLILIIGIKLDSKGPVLFKQKRIGFRKTHFNMLKFRTMKIDTPKDTPTHLLENPEQYITWMGKFLRKTSLDELPQIWNIFVGQMCIIGPRPALWNQYDLIEERDSYGANNVPPGLTGWAQINGRDELPIDVKAKLDGEYVDKMSLRMDVKCFFGTLVSVVKRDGVAEGGTGEKESASTMQEQGKETESK